DNA from Prunus persica cultivar Lovell chromosome G6, Prunus_persica_NCBIv2, whole genome shotgun sequence:
AGCAAGGCTAGAAAAGTTTTTAAACTAATGCTTAGCAAGGGATCGATGGTTGATGTTATTTGTTATAGCGCATTGATAAATGGATATTGTAAACATAAGATGATGGATGAGGCCATGATGCTACTTCGGGAAATGACTTGTAAGGGACTGATTCCAAATATCGCTATTTATAACACTCTTGTCGACGGTTATTGCAAAGTGGGGAAATTAGGTGATGCACAACAGTTGTTCTCAGAGATGCAAGCTTGTGGTCAACTTCCAGATGTTCAAACTTATGCTATCTACTGGATGGCGTGTGTAAAAACCGACAAATTTCTACAGCAATCCAACTGTTTAAAGAGATGGAAGGCAAGAAGGTGGATGCAGATATTGTGATTTACGCTATTCTTATTAAAGGTTTGTGCATAgctgaaaaaattgaatctgCAAAGGAACTCTTCTGTAGTTTATCATCAAGAGGGCTTCAACTGGATGTAAGGACATATAACATAATGATTAATGGACTCTGTATTGGGGGCCGAACAAGTGAAGCAGAAAAGCTGCTTATCGAAATGGAAGAGAAAGGTTGTTCTCCAAATGGGTGGACCTACAACGTAATTATTCGAGGGTTTATCAATAACAATGAGACAGTAAGGGCGATGGAACTTATTCAACAAATGGTTAAGGGGGGTTCTCCTGCAGATGCTTCAACTACAGAATTGATAATTGATCTATTGTGTAAAGATAAAGTAGATCCTGCATTGTTGCCATTGATGCAAAAAGAGAATTATGAACTGAATTTGCCTCAGTTAAAGTTGAAAAGATCTTCTGACCATTCCAATAAACATTGAAGCTCTTCTACCTCTGGCAACCATGGATGTGTTATATCTATTATCTCTTAATCCATCAGGTGACAATGTCGAGTAGTTATTAGATATAACTTTTCCAATAATCGTAACATCTTTGAAACAATTGGcttgtttttttgtatgcAAGTCTTTTTTAGTGTCTTTCACACAAACATTGTGCAATTGACTGGCTCTGcatgtttttgttattttgcgGTGTACAGACTTGGTTATTAAAGATATCATTGGGGGATATCCTGTGATCATGATAGAGAAATTTCAATGTTACTCTTTTAAGGTTGTTAAATTTATTAGAGAGAAGCAGGGTATTTGGACTgataaaatcagatttttcagcTGACCAAGACTTTGCAGTTTCGGCAAAAACCAACCAGCCTTTGATTAAGGTGCCTTCTACaacttcttttcaatttttttgatttctaATAATTTTGTGAAGGACATGGTGAAATTTGCTAACCCTTGATTGGGTCTGAATGCTCGTTTCGGAGTGATTTAAGATGGGGCAGAATCATTTATGGGTAGAAGCACTTCAAACGTGCTCATTGAATTGATTTTCCATAGAAGTGATTATTGACCCATTCAAAATCACAATCAAAATGCGCCCTTTGGACCTTTGGTGGTGAAGCGAATTTACACTGTGTTTCATTTTGAGTCTAGCTTTTCTGGTCAGGAGCCTCTGAAGATGGGACTTGGTTTAATTGATTTGCCTATGGTTCTTTTATTCATCGGTCAATCAAATTTTTAGATGAAGCCAAATTTTTACCAAAGCTTCTATTAGCCAAAAAGCATAGAACGGTTGAGAAACCTTGGAAATGCAGACAATATTGTTGATGGGCCAGGACATGGTTTTTGTCATCATGGAATTATTCATTTGGCCGTTAATAAATACGAAGTTCTCTAATGAAGAGAGTTTTTGATCATttcgaaaaatgaaaagaagccAACCCCATGGATATAATATTATGCCTGCAATCTAAACCATAAACAACCCAAATATTGGATCGGCCATATTGCTCAATGTACGTTATGaactacttttctttttcctttttttagcATAATCTACATataaagaccaaaaaaaatttatttatggaaGGCAGAACTATATGTAGATATCCACCTGTATCAACCTATGATGAGCCTCAAACAAGACTAAATTTCTAGTCTACATTTCCTAATAGATATCCTCTTCTATTAAAggatccttcaaataattttattttagggacgccctttagggtaccctacgaATTTTATTCaacaatccaaaccatctattttttaggtattcattcatagatcatccttgcaaaaaattagacaaatcaaaaatcatttcgatatccaattgtgtcctacaaatcaatgaatacggtgcttcaagaaagtactaaaatctcaataattcaattgactGATAATTTGGACATGATGTTTATCTCTGTACTTTGAATGACATCTCAAGTTCGAAGTTTCTCTCTACCCTATtgataataaagaaaaaacttgAGAAATATATGAACATTTTTGTGTATGTGGGCAAGCAAGGAAGAAGGTAGACAGAGCAATATCAGTAGTAGTTgggaaaattttattattctttgaAATCTTAATCATTACATATACAAGACAtaatttgaccccaaaaaacaaaaataacagagagagagagagggtaaTTAAAGAGAGTAAGGTGAAATCAATAATCCCATATTACCAGAAGAAGAAGTGGTTGCGATGGAGTTATACATAACATCTGAAGGCTCAAACTTGCATTTAATCATGCACATGCCAAGATACATTGCGTTCGAGATGCACTTTCTCGTACATATTCGTACAccacaaagaagaagatggccATTTGAAACCACATGATTATTCGTATTGGAGTTATCAGAGACATCATCAACTTGATCAAGAGTCTTGGCATTTTGAACCACATTGCTATAAAGAAGGATTGATACCATCTTGAGTTGATATTGCAAGCACAAGCGTGCTCAGCAAAACCACAGCCCTCAACACAATAGCATATCTTGATGGAAAAACA
Protein-coding regions in this window:
- the LOC109949979 gene encoding uncharacterized protein LOC109949979, whose protein sequence is MTGPSSSSYPSHLPPPAAAVSPEFGEEAADVAGSSQSPISLLRPPIPSTQICYCVEGCGFAEHACACNINSRWYQSFFIAMWFKMPRLLIKLMMSLITPIRIIMWFQMAIFFFVVYEYVRESASRTQCILACA